In the Thalassoglobus sp. JC818 genome, one interval contains:
- a CDS encoding DUF1552 domain-containing protein, with product MTIANIPLSRRAALRGLGVSLTLPFLESVAPRVAMAGSQIAKQPVRMAYIFVPNGVHLADWTPQEFGYGYDLPHILQPLSRVRDDMLVISGLTHDKGRANGDGPGDHARSASVFLTGAQPRKTDGSNIRSGVSVDQVAANLSRGTTRFASLELGCEPGRTAGNCDSGYSCAYSSSISWSSSSTPLGKETNPRSAFERLFSQGSSSEVDKSQKKREQLRKSILDFVSDDAKRLQNRLGRDDQKKLDEYLTGVREIERRIERANEDRSSIVDIDYPIPEGVPGDYTEHLRLMSDMMVLAFQTDSTRIATCMFADAGSNRSYRHINVNDGHHDLSHHQSKPEKLAKISEINRFHVAQLAYFLEKMKATPDGDSNLLDNTMVCYGSGLSDGDRHNNENLPVILAGRAGGTIDTGRHLAVPTETPMCNLFMSMLDRFGTPVDFVGDSTGRIPGLQI from the coding sequence ATGACGATTGCGAATATACCTCTCTCACGACGTGCCGCCCTGCGCGGCTTGGGCGTGTCATTGACACTTCCGTTTCTCGAATCTGTCGCTCCCCGCGTGGCGATGGCGGGTAGCCAGATTGCGAAACAGCCAGTTCGCATGGCGTACATTTTTGTTCCGAATGGCGTTCATCTTGCCGACTGGACTCCTCAGGAGTTCGGATACGGTTACGACCTGCCGCACATCCTGCAGCCACTTTCACGAGTCCGCGATGACATGCTGGTCATCAGTGGTTTGACTCACGATAAAGGTCGCGCCAACGGAGACGGTCCCGGAGACCATGCTCGCAGTGCATCGGTGTTCCTGACCGGAGCGCAACCTCGCAAGACTGATGGATCAAACATCCGCTCTGGTGTCTCGGTCGATCAAGTCGCAGCCAATCTTTCGCGTGGAACGACTCGTTTCGCATCCCTCGAACTCGGTTGCGAACCGGGACGAACAGCTGGCAACTGCGACTCTGGTTACAGCTGCGCGTATTCGTCCAGCATCTCATGGTCGTCTTCATCGACTCCATTGGGCAAAGAGACCAACCCTCGCTCCGCGTTCGAACGGTTGTTCAGTCAGGGAAGCAGCTCTGAGGTCGACAAGAGCCAGAAGAAGCGAGAACAGCTTCGAAAGAGCATTCTCGACTTCGTGAGCGACGATGCGAAACGGCTTCAAAACCGACTCGGTCGTGATGACCAGAAGAAGTTGGATGAATACCTCACAGGCGTTCGCGAAATTGAAAGACGAATCGAACGAGCCAACGAAGATCGCAGCTCAATTGTCGACATTGACTATCCAATTCCGGAAGGAGTTCCAGGCGATTACACGGAACATCTGAGGCTCATGAGCGACATGATGGTCCTCGCCTTCCAGACGGATTCGACACGCATCGCGACCTGCATGTTCGCTGATGCGGGAAGTAATCGAAGCTATCGTCATATCAATGTCAATGACGGCCATCACGATCTTTCGCACCATCAAAGTAAGCCTGAGAAGCTGGCCAAGATTAGCGAGATCAATCGCTTCCACGTCGCGCAACTGGCTTACTTCCTCGAGAAGATGAAAGCGACTCCTGACGGAGACTCCAACCTGCTCGACAACACAATGGTTTGCTACGGATCTGGTTTGAGTGATGGCGATCGTCACAACAACGAAAACCTTCCCGTGATCCTCGCAGGTCGAGCCGGAGGCACCATCGACACCGGCCGACATCTGGCCGTTCCGACAGAAACTCCGATGTGCAATCTGTTCATGTCGATGCTCGATCGGTTTGGAACCCCGGTTGATTTCGTCGGTGACAGCACCGGCAGAATTCCCGGTCTACAAATCTGA
- a CDS encoding DUF1592 domain-containing protein — MPSLLSRLLLVLPTGFLLFHSVPEVCAQTPSSNSTEEVAPVSDDPDKSHFEEHVAPFLRQYCWDCHTEDFAESGVKFDRFTNSSNIQEEVEFWEKVTRLIRQGQMPPSDADQPSGEESIEILAALERELASYDCDSERHPGKVTLRRLNRPEYDNTIRDLTGLNLNLADSFPADDVGAGFDNIGDVLTIPPVLMEKYLAAAEQVAEAVISDENVRQRVFPHVPQNDEERVEVARRNIDEFASRAFRRPIAEEESQRLFDLMRFAWENDYSVEEIQQAVMTAVLANPKFLFRAEGATEEPGSDKIRHLDNYELASRLSYFLWSSMPDEELFELARRGELSNPETIRAQALRMLKDPKASALVENFAGQWLQLRDLERLSPDPELFATYDATLRNAMKQETEIFFEKMITEDRNIVEFLTADYTYVNDRLAEHYGIPGISGSEFQQVSLPQGRRGVLTHASILLLTSNPTRTSPVKRGKWVLDNILAEPPPPPPPNVPELEEGGDVLGTLREQMEQHRANPACAVCHVKMDAIGFGMENFDAIGAWRDRDGRFDIDASGVLPGGQDFKGADELMQILAEEQSDAFCLCLTRKLLTYAIGRELESFDRCAVNEIVAELEQNNYRFSALITAIVTSDPFLLSEVR; from the coding sequence ATGCCCTCCTTACTCTCCCGCCTACTGTTAGTCCTCCCCACCGGGTTTCTCCTCTTCCACTCGGTACCGGAAGTCTGTGCGCAAACTCCCTCAAGCAACTCGACTGAAGAGGTCGCTCCGGTTTCGGACGATCCCGACAAGTCGCATTTTGAGGAGCACGTTGCACCATTCCTGCGACAGTACTGCTGGGACTGTCATACAGAGGATTTCGCGGAATCGGGTGTGAAATTTGATCGCTTCACGAACTCTTCGAACATCCAGGAAGAAGTGGAATTCTGGGAGAAGGTCACTCGGTTGATTCGTCAGGGGCAAATGCCTCCATCCGACGCCGACCAGCCTTCCGGCGAAGAGTCGATCGAGATCCTGGCTGCTCTCGAAAGAGAATTAGCTTCTTACGATTGTGACAGCGAACGACACCCCGGGAAAGTGACGCTCAGACGTCTCAATCGTCCGGAGTACGACAATACAATCCGCGATTTGACCGGTCTCAACCTGAACCTCGCGGATTCATTTCCCGCGGATGATGTTGGAGCCGGTTTCGACAATATCGGCGACGTGCTGACGATCCCGCCGGTGCTGATGGAGAAGTATCTCGCTGCTGCTGAACAAGTCGCGGAGGCAGTCATCTCAGACGAAAACGTCCGCCAACGAGTCTTTCCACACGTCCCACAGAACGATGAAGAACGCGTCGAAGTGGCTCGTCGAAACATTGACGAATTCGCCTCACGGGCGTTCCGCCGTCCAATTGCCGAAGAAGAATCGCAGCGTCTGTTTGACCTGATGCGTTTTGCATGGGAAAACGACTACTCTGTCGAAGAGATTCAACAAGCTGTCATGACAGCTGTACTCGCGAACCCCAAGTTTCTCTTTCGTGCTGAAGGTGCGACCGAGGAACCGGGCAGCGACAAGATTCGCCATCTCGACAATTATGAATTGGCTTCGAGATTGTCCTACTTCCTCTGGAGTTCAATGCCGGACGAGGAGTTATTTGAACTTGCTCGACGCGGCGAGTTGAGTAATCCCGAGACGATACGTGCTCAAGCATTGAGAATGCTCAAAGACCCGAAAGCTTCAGCTCTCGTGGAAAACTTCGCCGGTCAATGGCTTCAGTTGCGAGATCTGGAACGTCTCAGCCCGGACCCGGAATTGTTCGCGACGTACGATGCGACCCTGCGAAATGCAATGAAACAGGAAACCGAGATCTTCTTCGAGAAGATGATCACCGAAGACCGAAACATCGTCGAGTTCCTGACCGCTGACTACACCTATGTGAACGACCGGTTAGCCGAGCATTACGGAATTCCCGGGATCTCCGGTTCGGAATTCCAACAAGTTTCGCTACCTCAAGGGCGTCGTGGGGTTTTAACTCACGCCAGTATTTTGTTGTTGACCTCGAATCCAACCCGAACATCTCCGGTTAAACGCGGAAAGTGGGTTCTCGACAATATCCTCGCAGAGCCACCTCCACCACCGCCGCCGAATGTCCCGGAACTTGAGGAAGGTGGCGACGTCTTGGGAACTCTCCGCGAACAGATGGAACAGCATCGGGCCAACCCCGCCTGTGCGGTTTGCCATGTGAAAATGGATGCCATCGGATTCGGAATGGAGAATTTTGACGCCATCGGCGCCTGGAGAGATCGTGACGGTCGTTTCGACATCGACGCGTCAGGTGTCCTTCCCGGCGGTCAGGACTTCAAGGGGGCTGATGAACTGATGCAGATTCTTGCCGAAGAACAAAGTGATGCGTTTTGTTTGTGTCTCACACGCAAACTGTTGACGTATGCGATCGGACGGGAATTGGAATCGTTCGACCGATGTGCGGTCAACGAAATTGTCGCAGAGCTTGAGCAGAACAACTATCGATTTTCAGCACTTATTACAGCGATTGTGACAAGTGATCCGTTTCTACTGAGCGAAGTGAGGTGA
- a CDS encoding YceI family protein, translating to MIRFSSIASLPQFAACLTLSLAVIGASGCGEQTANDPAVNPAPEAGTESSDPGSDVSLGDSTSLDTGVPAGAIELTPENTTIEFVGSHVVEEKPDPEARHGKFQDFAGHAVVKEGELESIQVDIKTASLTTGNEKLDNHLKNADFFHVNQFPAAQFVSTTIENGEDGKHQMTGDLTLLETTKSVTFPATVKTEDGLTVNAEFTIDRTEFGINFDPTKVDKEVPITITVNAK from the coding sequence ATGATTCGCTTCTCTTCGATTGCTTCCCTGCCCCAATTCGCTGCTTGCCTTACCCTGTCACTGGCTGTGATTGGAGCCTCCGGCTGTGGCGAACAGACCGCCAATGACCCAGCTGTGAACCCTGCTCCAGAGGCAGGTACTGAATCATCAGATCCAGGATCTGATGTGAGCCTCGGCGACTCGACCAGTCTCGACACCGGAGTTCCAGCCGGAGCCATCGAACTGACTCCTGAGAACACGACGATCGAGTTCGTCGGAAGTCATGTTGTCGAAGAAAAACCTGACCCAGAAGCCCGCCATGGAAAATTCCAGGACTTCGCTGGTCATGCTGTTGTGAAAGAAGGCGAACTGGAATCGATTCAAGTCGACATCAAGACAGCTTCCCTCACCACAGGCAACGAGAAGCTCGACAATCACCTGAAGAACGCGGACTTCTTCCACGTCAATCAGTTCCCTGCTGCTCAATTTGTCTCCACCACGATCGAAAATGGTGAAGATGGCAAACACCAAATGACAGGTGATCTGACGCTGCTCGAAACGACAAAGTCGGTGACATTTCCTGCGACAGTGAAGACCGAAGACGGCCTGACCGTCAACGCCGAATTCACCATCGACCGCACCGAGTTCGGAATCAACTTTGATCCCACGAAAGTGGACAAGGAAGTTCCAATCACCATCACTGTGAACGCCAAGTAA
- a CDS encoding sulfatase, which produces MNRLYLILIGLIFIPFQAERVQGADQPPNILLILIDDMGWADLQCYGSQFHETPNIDRLASEGVRFTDFYSAGAVCSPTRAAIQSGQYQARLGITDFIPGHRRPFAPLLVPEVANHLPLEIVTPAEALHEEGYATGYFGKWHLGNQQQEPDSQGYDVSLVTGGRHFAPNFRTNPPVEVPDETYLADFLTDQTIDFMRDHKDEPFFAMLSHYAVHIPLEAKKEKIAKYEKKPKPEGGVNNPIYAAMVEHVDDSVAQLMKALDELELAENTVVIFTSDNGGLYQSASRGGPIVCSNAPLRDEKGTLYEGGIRVPLIVRWPGVAPAGAVCSDPTISTDFWPTLAEIGGVKDVEHQTLDGVSLVPVLKNPEATLQRDAIYFHFPHYHHSRPAGSIRMGDWKLIEFFEQGDLELYNLADDLSETKNLLAESNQSAANSIRLKTRAHRMQQQLREWRESIDAQMPQPNPNHDPERELEIRKRNR; this is translated from the coding sequence ATGAACCGTCTGTATTTGATTCTCATCGGTCTCATTTTCATCCCATTTCAAGCAGAGAGAGTTCAAGGCGCTGATCAACCGCCGAATATACTACTCATTCTGATTGACGATATGGGATGGGCTGATCTGCAGTGCTACGGAAGTCAATTCCACGAAACACCGAACATTGATCGACTTGCCAGCGAGGGTGTTCGCTTTACCGATTTCTACTCAGCTGGTGCTGTCTGTTCTCCGACTCGTGCTGCGATTCAAAGTGGACAATATCAGGCTCGCCTGGGGATTACCGATTTCATCCCCGGACATCGCCGACCGTTTGCTCCGCTTCTCGTTCCAGAAGTTGCGAATCATCTTCCGCTCGAAATTGTGACTCCTGCGGAAGCACTTCATGAAGAAGGCTATGCGACCGGTTACTTCGGAAAATGGCATCTCGGGAATCAGCAGCAGGAACCGGACAGTCAGGGGTATGACGTTTCGCTTGTGACCGGCGGACGTCACTTTGCTCCGAATTTCCGAACCAATCCACCCGTCGAAGTTCCTGACGAAACCTATCTCGCCGACTTTCTGACCGATCAGACGATTGACTTTATGCGAGATCACAAAGACGAACCGTTCTTCGCGATGCTTTCGCACTATGCGGTTCACATTCCACTCGAAGCGAAGAAAGAAAAGATCGCGAAGTACGAAAAGAAACCAAAACCGGAGGGGGGCGTCAACAACCCGATTTACGCTGCGATGGTCGAGCACGTCGACGACAGTGTTGCTCAACTCATGAAAGCACTCGACGAGTTGGAACTCGCTGAGAACACAGTTGTCATCTTCACCTCAGACAACGGCGGACTCTATCAATCCGCCAGTCGAGGAGGTCCGATCGTCTGTTCAAATGCTCCGCTTCGAGATGAGAAGGGAACGTTGTACGAGGGTGGAATTCGAGTTCCATTAATCGTTCGCTGGCCCGGAGTTGCTCCAGCGGGAGCAGTTTGTTCCGACCCGACGATCAGTACGGACTTCTGGCCGACACTCGCGGAAATTGGAGGAGTGAAAGACGTTGAGCATCAAACTCTCGACGGTGTCAGCCTCGTGCCGGTGCTTAAGAATCCGGAAGCGACCCTTCAGCGAGACGCGATTTACTTTCACTTCCCGCACTATCACCACAGTCGCCCGGCAGGTTCGATTCGGATGGGAGATTGGAAGCTGATCGAGTTCTTCGAGCAGGGAGACCTCGAACTCTACAATCTGGCCGACGATCTCTCTGAAACGAAAAACCTGCTGGCAGAATCCAATCAGTCTGCAGCAAATTCGATCAGACTTAAAACGCGTGCTCATCGGATGCAGCAACAGCTACGCGAGTGGCGCGAGTCAATTGATGCTCAAATGCCTCAACCCAACCCGAACCACGATCCTGAGCGTGAGCTCGAAATTCGCAAACGGAATCGCTGA
- a CDS encoding L-lactate permease, with product MSELLLAILALMPIVVVGIFLVALRWPASRAMPLSFLTAVLLALFVWRVPFFQVAAASVSGLAIALRLLYIIFGAILLLNVLRESGALSRIRRSFVDISPDRRIQAVIIGWLFGSFIEGAAGFGTPAAVGVPLMVGLGFPPLAAVMVGMTIQSTPVSFGAVGTPIEVGVANSLAGSPDVMRYFSSIGIDSSDAGLHLIGFRVALMHAAVGFAIPMFVVCMLTKYFGERKDWREGLEVWPFALFAAFAMIIPYVAVAWLLGPEFPSLLGGLIGLSVVVFASRRGFLMPRSGMEWDFQEEKMWPASWSGSMSLGIENDSPQSLARSWLPYLLVAAILVMTRLPQLPYQAWLNSVVIRVPELFGTNISIEEKPLYVPGSVFVLVSMMSIFIFRMKPPAVLQAFGDSTKTIRKASIALLFAVPMVQVFLKSDGGSAGYDAMPYALATAISDSVGRMWPVFAPWIGGMGAAVAGSNTNSNMMFSLFQFNVGQKIGVDPLWMVALQAVGGAAGNMICVHNVVAASAVVGLIGREGETIRRTLIPFCYYVLMAGLLGLVIVNM from the coding sequence GTGAGTGAATTGTTATTGGCAATCTTGGCCTTGATGCCAATCGTCGTCGTTGGGATCTTTCTGGTTGCTCTCAGGTGGCCAGCGAGTCGAGCGATGCCACTCTCGTTCCTGACAGCAGTCCTGCTGGCCCTGTTTGTCTGGCGTGTTCCGTTCTTTCAAGTCGCAGCTGCTTCAGTGAGCGGGCTGGCGATTGCGCTGCGGTTGCTTTACATCATTTTTGGAGCGATATTGCTTCTTAACGTTCTTCGCGAAAGCGGCGCTCTGAGCAGAATTCGTCGGTCGTTTGTCGATATCTCACCCGATCGACGCATTCAGGCTGTGATCATTGGCTGGCTCTTTGGTTCGTTTATTGAAGGGGCGGCAGGATTCGGAACGCCCGCCGCAGTCGGTGTTCCGTTGATGGTCGGGCTGGGCTTTCCTCCACTCGCTGCAGTGATGGTCGGAATGACGATTCAGAGTACGCCCGTTTCCTTCGGAGCCGTCGGGACGCCGATCGAAGTCGGAGTGGCAAACAGTTTGGCGGGAAGTCCTGACGTAATGAGGTACTTTTCAAGCATCGGAATCGATTCGTCGGATGCGGGATTGCACCTCATCGGGTTTCGAGTTGCATTAATGCACGCGGCCGTGGGATTCGCCATTCCGATGTTCGTCGTCTGCATGCTGACGAAATACTTTGGCGAACGAAAAGACTGGCGGGAAGGTCTGGAAGTTTGGCCTTTCGCGTTGTTTGCAGCGTTCGCGATGATCATTCCCTATGTCGCGGTGGCGTGGCTGCTTGGACCAGAATTCCCGTCGCTTCTCGGGGGCCTGATCGGACTGTCAGTCGTCGTCTTTGCCAGTCGGCGCGGATTCCTGATGCCTCGTTCAGGGATGGAGTGGGACTTTCAGGAAGAGAAGATGTGGCCCGCTTCATGGAGTGGAAGCATGTCTCTCGGCATCGAAAACGATTCTCCTCAGTCACTCGCTCGATCCTGGCTTCCCTACTTGCTGGTGGCGGCGATCCTGGTGATGACCCGTTTGCCGCAGCTTCCGTATCAAGCGTGGCTGAACTCGGTCGTGATTCGAGTTCCTGAATTGTTTGGAACGAACATTTCCATCGAAGAGAAGCCCTTGTACGTCCCGGGTTCAGTTTTTGTGCTGGTTTCGATGATGTCGATCTTCATTTTTCGGATGAAGCCCCCAGCCGTTCTGCAAGCCTTTGGAGACTCCACGAAGACCATTCGCAAAGCATCGATTGCGTTGCTCTTTGCTGTTCCAATGGTTCAGGTTTTTCTGAAAAGCGACGGAGGAAGCGCTGGTTACGATGCCATGCCATATGCCCTGGCGACAGCAATCTCAGACTCTGTCGGACGAATGTGGCCTGTCTTTGCACCCTGGATTGGCGGCATGGGAGCTGCCGTCGCGGGGAGCAATACGAATAGCAATATGATGTTCTCCCTGTTTCAGTTTAATGTCGGTCAAAAAATTGGGGTCGATCCTCTCTGGATGGTTGCTTTACAGGCCGTCGGTGGGGCTGCCGGCAACATGATTTGCGTTCACAACGTTGTGGCAGCTTCGGCAGTTGTGGGATTGATCGGACGCGAGGGTGAAACGATTCGTCGAACGTTGATTCCGTTCTGTTATTACGTCCTCATGGCGGGCCTGCTTGGATTAGTCATCGTGAATATGTAA